One Oncorhynchus masou masou isolate Uvic2021 unplaced genomic scaffold, UVic_Omas_1.1 unplaced_scaffold_97___fragment_2___debris, whole genome shotgun sequence DNA segment encodes these proteins:
- the LOC135538807 gene encoding protein-L-isoaspartate O-methyltransferase domain-containing protein 2-like translates to MGGAVSAGEDNDELIDNLKEAQYIRSDLVEQAFRAIDRADYYLEEFRDSAYKDLAWRHGNIHLSAPCIYSEVMEALDLQPGLSFLNLGSGTGYLSTMVGLILGPFGVNHGVELHQDVIEYAYQKLEFFIKTSDSFDRFEFCEPCFVMGNCLEIAPESGPYDRVYCGAGVQREQEDYMKNLLKVEGILVLPLEEKLTKITRTGYNSWETKNIIAVSFAPLVLPKHRDNSKPKAVPLPTMFEVRTLQDLARIFIRLTLKKTVVGPGPLPRGLAHNGERLRQAQHCGSTLLSNRYVFMSRLIPGPMDDDNNRSDAEEEEEEGNCRIRREPEEEEEQDEEGEESREGGALLHEAPVNLLRERILSLPLPEPLKMYMLHYREK, encoded by the exons ATGGGAGGAGCTGTGAGTGCGGGGGAGGATAACGATGAGTTGATTGACAACCTGAAGGAGGCTCAGTACATCCGCTCGGATCTGGTGGAGCAGGCCTTTAGGGCCATCGACAGGGCCGACTACTACCTGGAAGAGTTCAGAGACAGTGCCTACAAGGACCTGGCCTGGAGGCACGGCAACATCCACCTCTCAGCACCCTGCATCTACTCCGAGGTGATGGAGGCCTTGGATCTCCAGCCTGGCCTGTCCTTCCTCAATCTGGGCAGTGGTACAGGCTACCTCAGCACTATGGTGGGACTCATACTGG GTCCATTTGGAGTGAACCATGGGGTGGAGCTGCACCAAGATGTCATTGAGTATGCATACCAGAAACTGGAGTTTTTCATCAAGACCAGCGACAGCTTCGACAG gtttgAGTTCTGTGAGCCCTGCTTCGTGATGGGGAACTGTCTGGAGATAGCCCCAGAGAGTGGTCCGTATGACCGGGTGTATTGTGGAGCTGGGGTGCAGCGGGAGCAGGAAGACTACATGAAGAACCTGCTCAAAGTGGAGGGAATCCTAGTGCtgccattggaggagaag TTGACCAAGATCACTCGAACAGGCTACAACAGCTGGGAGACCAAAAACATCATTGCCGTGTCCTTTGCCCCACTGGTGTTGCCCAAACACAGAGATAACAGTAAACCCAAAGCAGTGCCTTTAC CGACCATGTTTGAGGTGCGGACTCTGCAGGACTTGGCTCGCATCTTCATCCGTCTGACGTTAAAGAAGACAGTGGTGGGGCCAGGGCCGTTGCCCAGGGGGTTGGCCCACAACGGAGAGCGGCTCCGGCAGGCCCAACACTGTGGCTCCACCCTGCTCTCCAACCGCTACGTATTCATGAGCCGCCTCATCCCCGGGCCGATGGACGACGACAACAACCGCTCAGAcgcagaagaggaggaagaagaagggaaCTGCAGGATTCGAAGAGaacctgaggaagaggaggagcaggatgaagagggggaggagagtagggagggcgGTGCCCTTCTACATGAGGCTCCAGTGAACCTGCTCAGAGAAAGGATCCTGAGCCTGCCGCTCCCTGAGCCTCTGAAGATGTACATGCTCCACTACAGAGAGAAGTAG